The Acidobacteriota bacterium sequence CCGCGAGCTCACGCTGGGCAAAGCTTCCCGATTTCTGGACAGGCTTGTCGTCCTGATCGCCCCCAATTTCAACCCCGACGGCAACGAACGCATCAGCCCCGACAACCGGCGGAACCAGATCGGTCCGGAGGAGGGCGTTGGAGTCCGGTCCAACGCCCAGAACCTCGACCTCAACCGGGATGGTCTGAAGATCGAAAGCCCCGAAGTCCGCGGCCTTGTCCGGAATGTCATGCGCCGCTGGGACCCGGCTGTCCTTCTCGACAGCCACACCCACAACGGTTCTTATCACGAGGAGGTCGTGACTTACGTCTGGTCGCTCAATCCCAACGGCGACCGGAGCCTGATCAACTACATGAGCGACGTCTTCACGCCCGCCGTCAACAAGATCCTCAAGGACACCTACGGACTGCCCTGCATCCCCCACGGCGACTTCATGTCCATCCAGGAGCCGGAGAAGGGATGGCGGCCTCTCGGCCCCGAACCCCGCTACATCAGCAATGCCATCGGTCTCCGCAACCGGCTGGGCATCCTGAATGAAAACTATCCCTATGCGCCTTTCGAGGAACGGGTGACTGGTGCCTATAGTCTTTTCCTGGCCGTGACCGAATACTGCCATGCCCACGCCGGTGAGATCCGCAATCTCATAAGGGAGGCGGACCGCCGGACCGTTCTCCGGGGCCTTCGCCCGTCCGCTGAAGACACCTTCGGCGTTGAATTTGATGTCCGGCCCCTCAAGAACAACATCACGGTCATAGGATACGAGATGGAGGTCACGACGGAGGAGGACGGCCGCCGGCGGGTCACGAAATCCGACAGGACCCGGACTTACTCCATGCCCTTTTTCGCCGATTATTTTGCCAAACGGTCCGTCCGCCTGCCCTATGCCTATTTGATCCCCCAGCCGATTCCGGAGGCCGTCGAAATTCTCCAAAGGCACGGCGTCGTCGTGGAAACCCTGATCGAGCCCGTGAAACTCAGGGCCGAATCCTTCGCCGTCTCCAAACTCGAGGCCCAGCCCATGCTCAACCAGGGGCACCGCCTGAACAGAGTTCAGGGAGAATACCGAACGGGCGAGATGGAATTTCCGGCCGGAACAACGGTTGTCCTTCTGGCCCAACCCCTGGCCAATGTGGCCGCCTATCTTCTCGAACCGGAGAGCAACGACGGACTTCTCGTCTGGAATGTCTTCGATCGCTATCTCTCCCAGCAGTGGAGCCGGGAACCGGCGGTTTATCCCGTCTACAAGATTTACAACCCGGTTCCGCTGGCCAAGGACGTTCTGCCCGTGCCGGAGGAAAGATAGGGGCGTCCTTACCCCATCGATCCCAGAATTTTAAATTCTCGTGAAGGC is a genomic window containing:
- a CDS encoding M14 family metallopeptidase yields the protein MTIMNLRNVSVSIAILMTAILLQPLFLSSQSKKIPVTRAEASGYKATSRHADVMDFIRDLQRLSPKIRVETLAVSAEGRQIPLIVIGDPVPASPADLNYDDKLVIYFQANIHAGEVEGKEAALMLARELTLGKASRFLDRLVVLIAPNFNPDGNERISPDNRRNQIGPEEGVGVRSNAQNLDLNRDGLKIESPEVRGLVRNVMRRWDPAVLLDSHTHNGSYHEEVVTYVWSLNPNGDRSLINYMSDVFTPAVNKILKDTYGLPCIPHGDFMSIQEPEKGWRPLGPEPRYISNAIGLRNRLGILNENYPYAPFEERVTGAYSLFLAVTEYCHAHAGEIRNLIREADRRTVLRGLRPSAEDTFGVEFDVRPLKNNITVIGYEMEVTTEEDGRRRVTKSDRTRTYSMPFFADYFAKRSVRLPYAYLIPQPIPEAVEILQRHGVVVETLIEPVKLRAESFAVSKLEAQPMLNQGHRLNRVQGEYRTGEMEFPAGTTVVLLAQPLANVAAYLLEPESNDGLLVWNVFDRYLSQQWSREPAVYPVYKIYNPVPLAKDVLPVPEER